Genomic DNA from Panthera leo isolate Ple1 chromosome A1, P.leo_Ple1_pat1.1, whole genome shotgun sequence:
TTTGTGGGAAGAGAACAGGGGAATTAAAATAGTAGACCACAGTGGCCTCAGATACGAATGTCTTAAGCTGgaattcagcttaaaaaaaaaatcaggcttacTCTGTAACATCTAAATAAACTATgtggtttataaaaaaaaaaaaaatcaacttaatttATTACCTGATTGCGAGCTACTTTTTGAGCTGAGGTAACTTTTAACACATAATGAGTCCACTGTTTATTCCATATAGAGTATTAATATCTGATCAGCCAACGTGTTTAGGGTAAATctacattataaattttaagtCTGTTTAAAAGTTAGAACTAAGTTGAATAGGATGTAGAGGCTTTTTGTATTTCTGGGAAGGTACATTTTGGGTTTCATTTGGAACTTTCAAAAGCATTTCCTTCATCTGCTAATTTGTTTCTGTCGACCTTGATGGAAATGTAGATGTTGTTACCTGACAGCTTGATAGTTAAATGCCAGCTTTTACCAGACCTGTCTACTATGTTTGGTTACTGGTTGTGTACTTcgtaaagtttttaagtttttgagccTTGAAGGTTATCATGCTGGTCTACCCAAGGGTTCTGTGTGGTTTTAAGTTGAAATAGCATGTTCTAACCATCGGAAGGCTGTAATTTACACTCTGTAAACTCTGTTTTAGCTTTCTTGGGTTCTGTACTGTGATATCATTTGCCTGGACTATGATGGGAACATCTTGGATGCCTGTACATTTGCTTTGTTAGCagctttaaaaaatggtaagCAACTTTAATAAAAGggaatattcctttttatatatcAGGATATTTTCTGTTAAACGTtatcaataaactttttaaaggttttttgttaaaatttagtgatgtttctaaattaaaaacCATGTTTATATCCACTAAATTTAATTAtcctaagataatttttttaaaaagaattatttctagACAATTTAATGAGGGAAAAGTGAATTAACAAAGCATAGAAAGCTGTGTTTATTAAACTATAGTGATTTACTTCACATATTTGCCTTTTCTAGTACAGCTACCAGAAGTtactataaatgaagaaactgccTTAGCAGAAgttaatttaaagaagaaaagttatttGAATATTAGAACTCATCCAGTTGCAACTTCTTTTGCTGTATTTGATGAGTAAGTTAATCAAATGTCTAAAAATATTGTGTATTCAAGGTAATTATGGACTGTTACTCAGCTTTCTAACTTTTCAGGAAGTGCCTAAGCTGACCATACATCCTAGTTTGCCTTGGACACCTAGATTTATAGCTGTTGTCCCTGCAGAATTATCAGCTAACACTTACACTTTCAGCTCTCCCTACCTGTTCCTTGATTTCCTTATTCCTGTGTAATTAACCTTCAATTATTTCAGATTTACCTTAGGCTACCTTCTGTATTTACTACGGGTATTAAAGATTCTAACAAGTAGTAGAATATTAGGTTGCTATTAACTTTTCTGGTTTCCTAACAGTTCTTTCTAGTGTTTGTATCTGACATTAATACCTAAGCTAAAAGGCAAGTAGTGATTTTATTCTTTGCAAATGAAATTTGTTCCGTGGATtgataatttatacttttttttttaaatagcactcTGCTCATAGTTGACCCTACTGGAGAGGAGGAACATCTGGCAACAGGAACCTTAACAGTAGTAATGGATGAGGAAGGCAAACTATGTTGTCTTCACAAACCAGGTATGTTCCTTCCATTcagtcctttaattttttttttttaatgtttatttttgagagacagagtccaagtggaggaggggtagagagagagggaaacacagaatccgaagcaggctccaggctctgagctgtcagcacagagccccaatgtggggcggggctcaaactcatgaaccatgagatcatgacctgaagttggttaaggatgcttaaccaactgagtcacctaggtgctcccacccccccccccccattcagtCCTTTAACatgtaaagtaaagtaaaaactCAATGTGAGCTTCTTTGTATTAGAGAGGGCCAAATGGAATGTTTTGTTGTTTGCTAATACAAGTTACTGTGGTTTCTTGGTTATCTCAAATTCCTTACATTTCTATATGTATGTCTACCATGGTTCTTAAGGTATGCATCAGAATCATTTGCAGGTCTTGttaaaacaaaacctcaaatcTTGAGAGTCTCACTGGCTTGCattattgaattttttgttttataacttgaTATTGATTTTTTATAAGTAAAACATCTTAAAAGTGTTGTGCCAACACTTTTTCAGGTGGAAGTGGGCTGACTGGAGCTAAACTTCAGGACTGTATGAGCCGAGCAGTTACCagacacaaagaagtaaaaaagctAATGGATGAAGTAATTAAGAGTATGAAACCCAAATAAACCACCACCACATTTTCAAAACGGATTTGTAAAAACTGTATTTGTTACACTGTGCACAAACCTTTtatactaaataaatatcaaaCTACATTCTTCTGAAAGATGTTTCTAGTATTTCTTAGGTCACTTCCACATGTATTATGTACagtgaaaccatttttaaaaagcagtaactTAGGCAAACCAACCCTAATGGTTCATTAAACCATCTCcctgtttttacttaaaaatgctAGGGTTGTGCTTCTGTATAAAGTTTGTACATCTAGCAATGTaaaatactgacatttaaaaaaaacaaaaccaaaaaatgaagtagaaactCAGAATCCTTTTGATTCAATGCtcttaatggttttaaaaaagaaaaaaaagcaagactcagaATTTTGGAGTGGTTGGCGTGCCtctcttcattttactttttgactGGCTGCCTGTATGCCGATGACGATGTAGCTGAGCTGtttgtgctgctgctgctgccataGCCATTTGATGCTGCAAGAATCGCAACTgctgcagaagggagggagaaaaaagtcaAGTTACGTTAAGTGTAGGCAGGTATGGAAAGGTGCTTTTCCTGAgagatgaaaacaacaaaactgaaagggaGAAAGCACCAAGATAACGAAAAGGGACTATACCACACTGAGACAATGCACAGTCAAACAGCACCAGTGGCACAGAAGCCTGCTGAGGGCTTTAAAAATGGTTCttggtaaactttaaaaatatttctgttactTTGCCCCGCCAGTCTATATTGTAGTAACTCAGCAACTTCAGTTACACTGTTTTGTTGTAGGAtagtttatagcaatataaaaCCACCCTGCATATCAGAGAATCAACTATAATACGCTGACTTCCTACAATCCTGGAATAACATTTTCCTAAAACAGGTATGACATATACTAACAGGAACACTGGTATACTTGCCTTTTTCTGCAGTACAGTATCAAAAAGTTAACCTCTGGCACTTAACAGCTGTTTCAAAATCTACTGGAAACTACAAAATGTAGGTTATTGTGCCACCAGCACTTCATGAGAGATTTTAAATTAGGAAGAGTATGGCTTAAATGTACAAATTATGTTCCGTGCTCCAAGCTGACTAGCTAAAATGTCAGACTTTGAAGTAAAATTTGCTAAATTATTTATCTACTACCTTATAGTCTTAAAagacagtaaaataaaactaaaggtaTGTTAAGGTACTTTTGGAGCagagtatctttaaaaatgtaatcagaGTGAAGTTGCTGGATTACTTGtatctgttgctgctgctgttgaaaGGCAGAGGAGAGCTGGAATCTCTGCTGAGGAAGGCTTTGCTCAGGTCTGTTCTCGGCAGAGCCAAGCTGAGACAACActacagagaggagaaggggaaagcaGGCCAGTCAAAAAGTTTGAAGGCTACCAGGGTTAGAAAAGgacaacacagaaaatgaaataatagaaaagttATCAGTATGATTAATCTTAAGTATCAAATCACAGacatttcagaataaatttaGTATAGTCTCCTGTTAGTTGAGGGTACCAATGATTATAAAATCTCCTGGATATAAAAGGGAAGGGAGTGCCCACGTGACAAAGCACTGTATCCCTCCTCttaaatttcaatgaaatttGATATTAGTGCTACTTTGTTGAGAAGGCTTTCttgcaaaatgtaaaatacagtatgtactttaaaatatagTCAGTGAAGTAGGAAAAGGGGTGGGAGAAGTCCAATCTACTAGTCTGATGAAACTGGTGGACCAGTGCTTTAAACAAAAGATGCTGCAATGAGTTTAGACTACACTACTAACAATGGTGATTAACTGAGACTGCAttcattattccatttctttccaagCTGAGTGGGGCCAGAGTAATCAGTTCAACCCTCTCAATGTACAGATGAAATTCCAGGCCAAAATGTAATCAAAAGTAATCATTGGCAGGGCTAATGCTACAAACATTCGATGATTTTTCAGCCTAGATTCTTTCCAATAAAGTATACGACAGCCATTTTAGGAAATTTATAACTTGGGTGCTAAAAGGTTTATGGTCACAAATTTCCATCTGGAAATTCACCAGCTGTAAATAGGACATTATGTAAGACCTTGCTTACTCTAAATTCAGACACTGGGAGTTGTATATAGATAGGACAGTGAGCCCAGTGACAATTCGAAATGTTGATGGTATGTTCATTTACTCAATACTCAAACTCTATCATAGGTTACTTACACATGTGGCTTCGTGATTTTAATTAAATGCAAAGTTATAATTACTGTCTTTAAGTGACAAGATATTTTCATTAGAGGTAAATCTTTGGTTCACCATTTATTGCCAGAAGTGGTGAACAGTTATTTAGGAtaatctcaacttttttttttaactgatggtAAAAGTGGCTTATAAAGTTATTTCTGACCATTAAGTCTTAATTCACGCAACTGCAAGCTACCAAAATGATTCAAAAGATTATGCAATCGAGAAAAATGCAGTCTCAATAATAACTCAGAAGAATTGAAGACTTAATAGCTTTGGTAGCTTCCTAGTAAGTTGGGTAATTGTATAAAATTTTGCTAACAAACTGTAATGTGAGTAAAACACAACTGCTGTTAATGTATGTTGGTAAAAATCaactgtcaaattaaaaaaaactcagacGGCTATCAATTGACTTAATAGTTCATGCATTAAATAGGatatattttttccccagtcACTGTTtgtaacagaaggaaaattaaaatactgagtGAGATCCCCAAGTGATCAgttatttttagtaaattcaacatatgaaggTATGAAGATACCAACCAGCTGCCTGTGACTGCATGAAACTTCCTACTCCAGCAAGGTTAATAACAGCAGCGTGCTGAGCAGATAAGGCCTGTTCTTGACTGGTAGAACCTTGTTCAGAACcctgaattaaaaaatgatacatgacttgtacagaaagaaaaacaatttgaatcagtgaatatttttttttcttgtacgAGGAAAAATACCAACATTAAGACTACATCTTgtaaaaagaataacataaaaaaatatttcaaacatatttagaattagcaagaataaaaatgtgctatttctttttaattttcaaataagctctatgcccaatatggggcatgacatcatgacccaaagatcaagagtcacatgctgtctTACTACTGGCACTCCAGTATGTCgtcatattttgaaagcaaaaaaaaaaaaaccaaaaaaaaaaaaaccaacctaaTTTCCCAGAATTGATTCTTTATTGGTTTGTTTGATGCTGTATTAATaattcctaagctttctataaaGCTtcatcaaaactattttttaaagcttaaaactCTTTGCAATGTAGTTCtagaatttcttcctttcctttttttcaagtaCCAGAATTTCTAATGATCacaatgaaaaaaggaaataaagagacaaaaaaagaaaactgtctttatttgcaaatggcatgactatctaaaaggaaaatcataaagaatttacaaaaaagctcctaaaactaataaatgagttagTTCAGTAAGATTTCAGAATAtaagatcaacatacaaaaataaattttatatactattaGTGAACATGTGGAAACCTGAAATTTAAAGAAGTACCTACCATTTacatctcaaaaaaacaaaaacaaaaacccactttGGTATAAATCTACAAAACATATATAGGACTTATATGCTGAAAGGTAGCTGATTTCGGCTTAGGTAGAGACAGTTCCGTGTTCATGGACTAGAAAATTCACATAGTAAAGATGGTAAAGTCACTCTCAAACTGACGTATGGgtttaaattcaatttctttaaaaatcccatttttcctcccctgccccccccgccccttatCTATAGACAggataattctaaaatttgtacgtaggggcgtctgggtggctcagtcggttaagcgtctggcttcggctcaggtcatgatctcgcggtccatgagttcgagccccacgctcagagcctggagcctgtttcagattctgtgtctccccccgcgctcagagcctggagcctgtttcagattctgtgtctctctctctctgaccctcccccgttcatgctctctctctgtgtcaaaaataaataaacgttaaaaaaaaaaaattttttttttaaataaaatttgtacgTAAAGGCAAAAGATCTGGAATAGCtaagcaattttgaaaaacaaaataggagGAAAACCTTTGCCTGATTTTAAGATTTCCCATATAGCTTACACagatcaagacagtgtggtaccaGCACAGGGACAGAAACATAGAtaagtggaaaagaatagagaatacAAAGAGCCATGCAAATACATCTTTACAAAGGTGCAAAAGTAATTAAACCTATGAAGATGGcgttttcaacaaacagtgctgtaGAAATTGGACAATGTTCCCTCTTTGCCCCCCACCAATGTGGACCTAAGTCTTATACCTGACACAAAAATTGACTGGAAATGGATCACAGATTTAAATGAAAAGTTATAAAGGTGTTAGAAGACaacatgggagaaaatctttggggTCTAGGGTCGGGTGAGGCATTCCTAGACATAATACATAAAGCATAgtctataaaagaaataaactgataaCTCAGAcatcaccaaaactaaaaacttttgttCTGAAAGACTTTGGTACCACCAAAAATAGtgtttgaaataacattttagtaAACAACATTaattcaaacatttcaaaaacgttgtaatgtttttgtaaatgaagacATTTATCTTCAAGGGACTTCCCTAGATACTGCACAGAAGAGCACAGAACTGACAGAAGAGGACCCTCTTGAACTTGGAACTCTGCTCATGAAATGaataggaataagaaaaacagattaCATTACTTCTATAACAAATCTAttctaaaacaaaggaaaactccCCAAATATAACTCCCCAAAACTTCCACCCAACTAGCACAACTTCTCCTAAAAACACCCTACAGTGTTAAACAGAACTGTAAgacaaaaaccacaagatcatcaaaaagaaaaactcaaaaaacttgagagaactgaaaaatacatgttttcacaacacaatggaattaaaataggAAGCAATTACAGAAAGttatctggaaaattctcaaatatgtGGAAATCAAATTGCACACATCTAAACAACCCATGGACTTTAACAAAGAATTCATGAGGGACATTACAGAATTCTCtctgatgaatgaaaatgaaagcacatacATCAAAATTTCTGGAAAGCAGCTCAAACACTACTGGAGAAAGAAATTTATAACactgtttattttagaaaagaaaggctGCAACTCAATAATCTAAGCtcctaccttaagaaactaggaaaaaaggagcaaattaaaactacaatgcaGGAAATTATTCCAGAAATAAAGACCTGAAGATACACATTAAAAGGGCCCATAGGAAAGGATGGAAAGATAAATTCTGACAGTTTCAgactttaaagataaaaacaaattttcaggGTTTCTAGGCAATATTCTGCAGTTAACTTACAACAAACAGCAAGGTAATTGTAACTAGTGTCAGACTTTCCAAAAACCTACAAAGCAAGTGAACAGTGGgcagcattttcaacaaattaaaactatagaactctcagaagaaaacttaaaagcttcACAACACTTGATCTGGCAAAGATTTCAATATGAcataccaaaaacacaagcagcaaaagtaaaaataggtAAGTGGGGACTACGTCAAAATTAAACCCTTCTGGGCATCAAAAGATAATCAAAAGAGTGAAAAAGCGACCCATGGAGTAGAAGAAAGTATGTGCAAATTATATACTTGATAAAGGATTAATAAGAATTTCTGTAACTCACgaacaacaaaacccccaaaaaacctgatttaaaaaatggcgAAAGGAGCTgagtaaacatttctccaaagaagatatataaatgatgagagcaatacatgaaaagatgttcaacagcactaatcattagggaaacacaaatcacaaGGAGAGATTACCTCACAtctattaggatggctactattttaaaaaagcccagaaaataacaagtgttgaaacctgttaggatgtggagaaacaaacTTTGTGCACTGCTGTGGAGAATATAAAATCGTATAGccttatggaaaacagtgtgcaggtccctcaaaaattaaaaatcctactCCTGAGGATTATCCacaagaactgaaagcagggacttgaagagctatttgtacacccatgttcacagcagtatttaTCACCGCCAAATGATGGAAGCAATTCatgtgtccactgacagatggaagaaacaaaatgtgtgtgtgggtgtgtacagTTATCTCGAGATCTATGGAATATCCACAATGGAAttccacaatggaatattattcagccttaaaaagtacAGAAATCCTGACACACTAAAAcacggatgaacctggaggacatgacggcagtgaaataagccagtcaccgaaagacaaatactgtctaCAGCAGtcaaacacagagaaacaaagtagTTGTCATGACTTAGGAAATTAGGGAATTATTGTCTAATGgacacagagtttcagttttgcaagatgaaaatgcTCTGGAGATTGGTGCATGACAATATAAGTATACTTAACACTACTTaagatgtacatttaaaatgactGAAAACAGCAAATTgtgtattatgtgtattttatcacaattaaaaaacaaatgcaaatcaaTTTTTCTATCCAGCCAAGTAATCCTTCATGagttaaagaataaagaaaaattgttttgaatgtgCCCTTCCTGAGAGTCTATTAGAGGATGAGCTTTTTACCCAACCAAGACTTGACTGGGGAATCTTTGTGCACTAAGAGAAAACGCTGGGGCGGTAGGACccaaaaatcagtatttttagttCCCAGATCATTCCAAAGTACAGCAAAGGTTCAGAAAAACATGCAGTTTCTCCTAATTTAACTTACTGCAGCTATTATTCAATCTCATTCTGTTTaacaacatataaatatttatttgtgtgtctctTCCCTCTGTCCTAAGCTTCATAACAATAGGGACATCTCTATTCCAACAGAGACAAAAAATACTGTACACAGAAGATTGATGACTGGGCAAAAGTGCATGGGCAATAGGAGCAGAAAGAGGATTTGAAATAGGCACCCAGTAACTCATCACTACTACTGCtaataaagaaaagcagaataagaACTGTTTGAACAAACTAAAAGCACATCAAATATGCctgaaatataccaaaaaaagaaaaaaaaaaaaaaaaaaaaaaaaagaaagttggcaGTTCTGTCAGACAAAGCCAATGGAGGGCTAGGAAGTACATACCTGCTCTCCTGGCTGCTGAGGACTGGAAGTGGTGGGCTGCTGAGGCTGCTGTGGCGTAAACTGAGAaagctgctgttgctgctgctgcagaGTGTTAAAAATGAGTGAACCACCTGGAAGCTATTAAAGAAGAACTAATTAGCTGATTTcgtattatttaaatttctttattccaTACATACTTTGGGAACATTCACTGTGTATCAGGCATTTTTCTCTGGATTGAAGAAAACAGgtgaacaaaaaccaaaccaaaccaataTCCCTGCCTTTAGAGAAaatctaaaaacaatttttaagtgctaCGGCTTTGGGCTCTCAAATATGTAAGTAATCTCAAACATGTATTTATCTGCTTCAGGTTAATAGTTAGCTATCCAAATATACATTGAACTCTT
This window encodes:
- the EXOSC8 gene encoding exosome complex component RRP43, giving the protein MAAGFKTVEPLEYYRRFLKENCRPDGRELGEFRTTTVNIGSISTADGSALVKLGNTTVICGIKAEFAAPPTDAPDKGYVVPNVDLPPLCSSRFRSGPPGEEAQVASQFIADVIENSQIIQKEDLCISPGKLSWVLYCDIICLDYDGNILDACTFALLAALKNVQLPEVTINEETALAEVNLKKKSYLNIRTHPVATSFAVFDDTLLIVDPTGEEEHLATGTLTVVMDEEGKLCCLHKPGGSGLTGAKLQDCMSRAVTRHKEVKKLMDEVIKSMKPK